The genomic region GGGTATTGGGGCACTTGTCACGATAATCAGGGGTGCCGTCGAGGTCGCTGTGTTTCGGACAACCATTGGGAGCGATTCCCATGCTGAGCGTTTGGGGTGTGTCTTCCGGACAGTAGTCCCGACTGTTGACGACGCCGTCACCGTCGTTGTCAGGTTCACAACCATGGGCATCCACCGGATAGGCCCGTGCGCCAGGTTTCAAACGTTCCTGATTGACGGCTGTGGCGTATTTGAAATCTGCCGGTAATTTTTTCAACTGGGCAGTATTCGGGCAACGATCCAAGGCGTCAACCACTCCGTCATGGTCGCTATCGGGTTCAACGGCACTAGCACTTCCCGCAACGAATGCGGCAAGCAGCAGCAATGTGCCAAAGGGTTTCTTGCTCATGTCAGGTCTCTTTTGAAGAACAGGACGGTCACGATGCGGAGTGCTAAAAACCCAATCCGCATCGCAAACTTATCGATAGACTGGAGTGTTTGCCGGTTATCGACTTAAGATCGTATCCACATCTTCCTGGCTCAAGTATTGGGCCTCGTAATTGCCCACACCAATGACCGCCTCGATCTGGCCCACATAGGCGCGCAAATGGTTTTCTGAACCGTCAACCAGTAAACGATAGGCATTGATCAAACCACTCTCATCAGTGTAGTTGAGACCACAGGGGTCGTTATAACCTGCGTCTACCATCACTTTCGGGCAATCCGCGATATCGTGCATATCCAGTTCTTCGATATAGGCGCCAACATAGAGGGCGTCCAGCTCACTGCCGGAAGCTGCAGCGGTGAGCGCCGCAAACTTCTCGTCAAAGTACAAGCCCCACTCCTCACCGGTGAACACACCTAGGCTCTGCGGCAGGTTGTTGGTATCGGGATTGGGATCTTCCAGGCCATACTGGGCAAGCTTGTCACGCATGGTGTCGGTGTGAGTCTGCTCGGAGGTGGTGGCGATCCTGTTGAACACGTCCTGGTCGGGATACCACTCCCCGAGTCTCAGGTAGACATCACGTGCAAACTTCTCCTCTTCCCGCATGAAGGTGAGATGAGAGGCTTCATTGGCGTCCAGCCCGGTGGAACCGCCACTTCTGTTGTTACCATCGCTTCTTCCATTGCCGCCACCTGCTGCAAGAACATTGGTGGAGAACAGGACGACTACTATGGTGGCAACGATAGCGGTTTTAATATGGCTTTTCATAGAGTTTTTTTCCTCGAGGGTCTTTATGGACCAGACTGTTTGGTTGTGATTCCAGCTGCGCGCCAGAGATGTCATATAGACTAGGAAACAAAACCAACCCCAGGTGTTTCAAGGTGTTGCATTGGAAAAAAAATAGTTTCAGGAGGTTACAGAGCGGCGAAAAATCTGTTTCAAATGTTTCAAAACGCCGAATAGTGAAACACTGCAGTGTGGATGGGTACAACGAGGATCTATTGCAGCCAGGATGAGAGAGCCATGCCTTGGACGGCAATTTGTCTTCTGTTGCAGATCCTTCCTGAACACAGGAACCGCTGGCATTCATGATGCCACACCCTGCATTATTCGAGCATGAAAAAAATAACACTTGACTAGACCGACCGGTCTATTATACTTCGCACCATGAATGTTGAGCATGATACAAGAACCCGTATCCTCTCCACCGCCCGCGAACTTTTTCATGGCCGGAGTTATGCCGATGTGGGCATCAAGGAGATATGCAATCTTGCGAAGGTACAAAAGGGAAGCTTCTACCATTTTTTCCCTTCCAAGCAGGATCTGGCCATGGCGGTCATTGATGACATGGCCGATGAATGGGCACATGGTTTTGTGGCAGAGGCCTTCGACCAAAATCTTCCTCCGCTTGAACGCCTCGACTATATGATCGACGCCGCTTACTACTGGCAGAAGGCGGCCAAGGATATCGAGGGTCGCATGCCAGGCTGCCTGTTCGGCAACCTGGCCCTCGAAATCAGCACCCGCGACGATGTGTTGCGGGCCAAACTCAATGCTGTTTTTGATAAAGCCAGTAGACGTTTCCACGAAGCCCTCGATCAGGCAGTTGAGCTGGGTGAAATCCCCCCCCTCGACAGTGAGGCCACCGCAGCAGCCATGCTCGCTTTCCTTGAAGGGATCATTCTGCTGGCAAAAACCCGAAATGAACCTGAAGTGGTTCTTAGACTTGGACCTGCCATCAAGACGCTGCGTATTGAGATGGTTCCCCAAAGTTAACGCGCTATTTTTTTGCCTTCCATATTGACCGACCGGTCATCTAAGAAGTCATTACATCCGCAACTAAGGAGAAAATCATGACAGAAACAACACACACATTGGATGCAAGAGGCCTGAACTGCCCACTCCCTATTCTCAGGACCAAGAAGGCGATTGCTGCATTGGCCTCTGGAGAGATCCTGGAAGTCACCGCAACAGATCCCGGATCAGTGAAAGATCTGGACTCATTCTGCAGCCAGACCGGCCATGAAATGGTCTCCAGTGAAGAGGCTGCCGATGGGTTTGTCTTCCTCATCCGCAAAGCATGATTCAGCAAGGAGAAAAAACGATGGACAGTATTGCACCGGTTATCGATATGCCGACGAAAGATCTCAATGCCTGGTTCAACCAGCGCTTCGACGAGAAGATGGCTGAACGCGAAGCAGCCCACATCCCATCCATGACCATAATCGCCACCAAGGGAACCCTGGACATGGCCTACCCGCCCTTCATTCTTGCATCAACGGCGGCTGCACTGGGATGGGATGTTTCAATATTCTTTACCTTTTACGGATTGAGCCTGTTGAAAAAGCAGCTGGATCTCAAGGTAAGCCCGCTGGGCAACCCCGCCATGCCCATGAAGTTTCCGGAGGGACCTTCCTGGATCAGAGGCAAGGCGCTGCCCGTTCCCACTTCCGTCATGACGTTGGTTCCGGGTTTTGAAAATATGGCAACTTCTATGATGCAGAAGACAATGGACAAGAAAGGCATCGCACCCGTTGAAGAGCTGAGAGAATTATGCGCCGAAGCCGAAGTTAAACTTGTCGCCTGTCAAATGACCGTTGATCTTTTTGACCACGACCAGGACGATTTCATCCCGGAAATCCACGAATGGGTTGGAGCCGCCAGTTTCCTGCCCCGGGCGTTGAAGGCCGATGTGAACCTGTTTGTCTGACATGCGGGGGGCATTGCCCCCTTTTGTCACCTAAGTATCCGCCCTTTTCCCATTGAAT from Gammaproteobacteria bacterium (ex Lamellibrachia satsuma) harbors:
- a CDS encoding NADH-quinone oxidoreductase subunit F, with amino-acid sequence MAEREAAHIPSMTIIATKGTLDMAYPPFILASTAAALGWDVSIFFTFYGLSLLKKQLDLKVSPLGNPAMPMKFPEGPSWIRGKALPVPTSVMTLVPGFENMATSMMQKTMDKKGIAPVEELRELCAEAEVKLVACQMTVDLFDHDQDDFIPEIHEWVGAASFLPRALKADVNLFV
- a CDS encoding DUF2202 domain-containing protein — encoded protein: MKSHIKTAIVATIVVVLFSTNVLAAGGGNGRSDGNNRSGGSTGLDANEASHLTFMREEEKFARDVYLRLGEWYPDQDVFNRIATTSEQTHTDTMRDKLAQYGLEDPNPDTNNLPQSLGVFTGEEWGLYFDEKFAALTAAASGSELDALYVGAYIEELDMHDIADCPKVMVDAGYNDPCGLNYTDESGLINAYRLLVDGSENHLRAYVGQIEAVIGVGNYEAQYLSQEDVDTILSR
- a CDS encoding sulfurtransferase TusA family protein, yielding MTETTHTLDARGLNCPLPILRTKKAIAALASGEILEVTATDPGSVKDLDSFCSQTGHEMVSSEEAADGFVFLIRKA
- a CDS encoding TetR/AcrR family transcriptional regulator; the protein is MNVEHDTRTRILSTARELFHGRSYADVGIKEICNLAKVQKGSFYHFFPSKQDLAMAVIDDMADEWAHGFVAEAFDQNLPPLERLDYMIDAAYYWQKAAKDIEGRMPGCLFGNLALEISTRDDVLRAKLNAVFDKASRRFHEALDQAVELGEIPPLDSEATAAAMLAFLEGIILLAKTRNEPEVVLRLGPAIKTLRIEMVPQS